From one Chanodichthys erythropterus isolate Z2021 chromosome 3, ASM2448905v1, whole genome shotgun sequence genomic stretch:
- the LOC137017231 gene encoding cytochrome P450 2K1-like isoform X1 has protein sequence MALVEMLLMHVSTTGALLAAVLLFLVAYLISISFSSTEEGKDPPGPTPLPLLGNLLQLDLKQPHVSLWELSKKYGSVFKVHFGSKKVVVLAGYKTVKQALVNQAEEFGERDITPIFQDFNQGCGILFANGDSWKTMRRFTISTLRDFGMGKKLSEEKIVDETHYLREVFEKFQGNPFDTTQPVNCAVSNIISAIVYGKRFEYDDPKFQDMVNKANKNVRMIGSAMIQIYNMCPVLGPWMKTWRLLMENMESNRKEMQKLVNILRETLNPLDCRGFIDSFLIHKQSIQESGEKDSHFHDQNLLITVSNLFSAGTDTTGTTLRWGLMLMAKYPHIQDRVHKEIDQVLAGREPITDDRKNLPYTDAVIHEIQRLANIVPMNLPHMTSCDVHFNGYFIKKGTCVLPLLTSVLRDENEWETPNTFNPQHFLDEKGHLIKRDAFMPFSAGRRVCLGESLARMELFLFFTSLLQHFRFTPPPGVSEDDLDLTPVVGLILNPSPHKLCAISRQQKDN, from the exons ATGGCTTTAGTGGAAATGCTTCTCATGCATGTGTCCACCACAGGAGCTTTACTTGCAGCTGTGCTGTTGTTTTTGGTTGCTTATCTAATCTCAATCAGCTTCAGTTCTACTGAAGAGGGAAAAGATCCTCCGGGACCCACACCACTGCCACTGCTGGGGAACCTGCTCCAACTGGATCTCAAACAACCTCACGTGAGCCTCTGGGAA TTGTCCAAAAAATACGGGTCAGTCTTCAAAGTGCATTTTGGATCCAAGAAGGTGGTTGTTCTGGCTGGATACAAGACGGTCAAACAAGCACTTGTGAACCAGGCAGAGGAATTCGGAGAAAGAGACATTACCCCCATATTCCAGGACTTCAATCAAGGATGTG GAATCCTCTTTGCAAATGGCGACAGCTGGAAGACGATGAGAAGATTCACTATCTCAACTCTTCGAGACTTTGGAATGGGCAAGAAACTGAGCGAAGAGAAAATAGTAGATGAGACACATTATCTGCGGGAAGTGTTTGAGAAGTTTCAAG GAAATCCATTTGATACAACCCAACCGGTGAATTGCGCCGTCTCCAACATCATCTCAGCTATAGTGTATGGAAAACGATTTGAATATGACGACCCAAAGTTTCAGGATATGGTGAACAAGGCAAACAAGAACGTCCGCATGATTGGTTCAGCTATGATACAG ATCTACAACATGTGTCCGGTTCTCGGACCCTGGATGAAGACGTGGAGGCTGTTGATGGAAAATATGGAAAGCAACAGGAAAGAAATGCAGAAGCTAGTGAACATCTTACGGGAAACTTTGAACCCGCTTGACTGCAGAGGATTTATTGACTCTTTCCTCATCCACAAACAAAGCATACAA GAATCTGGAGAAAAAGATTCACATTTCCATGATCAGAATCTGCTCATTACGGTGTCAAACCTGTTTTCTGCTGGTACGGACACGACCGGCACGACACTGCGCTGGGgtctgatgctcatggccaaATATCCTCATATACAAG ATcgagttcataaagagattgacCAGGTGCTTGCTGGCCGTGAGCCGATTACAGATGACAGGAAGAACTTACCGTATACAGATGCTGTGATCCATGAAATCCAGAGACTGGCTAATATTGTACCCATGAATCTTCCTCATATGACCAGCTGTGATGTTCACTTCAATGGATACTTCATCAAGAAG GGTACGTGTGTTCTACCACTGTTGACGTCTGTGTTGAGGGATGAGAACGAGTGGGAGACGCCCAACACCTTCAACCCTCAACACTTTCTAGACGAGAAGGGTCATCTGATCAAACGAGACGCCTTCATGCCCTTCTCTGCAG GCCGTAGGGTTTGTCTTGGAGAGAGTTTGGCCAGGATGGAGCTCTTCCTGTTCTTCACCTCGCTCCTTCAGCATTTCCGCTTCACTCCTCCTCCTGGAgtgtctgaagatgatctggatCTCACACCAGTCGTGGGTCTGATCTTGAACCCTTCACCCCACAAACTGTGTGCAATCAGTAGACAACAGAAAGACAACTAA
- the LOC137017231 gene encoding cytochrome P450 2K4-like isoform X2 — protein MALVEMLLMHVSTTGALLAAVLLFLVAYLISISFSSTEEGKDPPGPTPLPLLGNLLQLDLKQPHVSLWELSKKYGSVFKVHFGSKKVVVLAGYKTVKQALVNQAEEFGERDITPIFQDFNQGCGILFANGDSWKTMRRFTISTLRDFGMGKKLSEEKIVDETHYLREVFEKFQGNPFDTTQPVNCAVSNIISAIVYGKRFEYDDPKFQDMVNKANKNVRMIGSAMIQIYNMCPVLGPWMKTWRLLMENMESNRKEMQKLVNILRETLNPLDCRGFIDSFLIHKQSIQESGEKDSHFHDQNLLITVSNLFSAGTDTTGTTLRWGLMLMAKYPHIQDRVHKEIDQVLAGREPITDDRKNLPYTDAVIHEIQRLANIVPMNLPHMTSCDVHFNGYFIKKAVGFVLERVWPGWSSSCSSPRSFSISASLLLLECLKMIWISHQSWV, from the exons ATGGCTTTAGTGGAAATGCTTCTCATGCATGTGTCCACCACAGGAGCTTTACTTGCAGCTGTGCTGTTGTTTTTGGTTGCTTATCTAATCTCAATCAGCTTCAGTTCTACTGAAGAGGGAAAAGATCCTCCGGGACCCACACCACTGCCACTGCTGGGGAACCTGCTCCAACTGGATCTCAAACAACCTCACGTGAGCCTCTGGGAA TTGTCCAAAAAATACGGGTCAGTCTTCAAAGTGCATTTTGGATCCAAGAAGGTGGTTGTTCTGGCTGGATACAAGACGGTCAAACAAGCACTTGTGAACCAGGCAGAGGAATTCGGAGAAAGAGACATTACCCCCATATTCCAGGACTTCAATCAAGGATGTG GAATCCTCTTTGCAAATGGCGACAGCTGGAAGACGATGAGAAGATTCACTATCTCAACTCTTCGAGACTTTGGAATGGGCAAGAAACTGAGCGAAGAGAAAATAGTAGATGAGACACATTATCTGCGGGAAGTGTTTGAGAAGTTTCAAG GAAATCCATTTGATACAACCCAACCGGTGAATTGCGCCGTCTCCAACATCATCTCAGCTATAGTGTATGGAAAACGATTTGAATATGACGACCCAAAGTTTCAGGATATGGTGAACAAGGCAAACAAGAACGTCCGCATGATTGGTTCAGCTATGATACAG ATCTACAACATGTGTCCGGTTCTCGGACCCTGGATGAAGACGTGGAGGCTGTTGATGGAAAATATGGAAAGCAACAGGAAAGAAATGCAGAAGCTAGTGAACATCTTACGGGAAACTTTGAACCCGCTTGACTGCAGAGGATTTATTGACTCTTTCCTCATCCACAAACAAAGCATACAA GAATCTGGAGAAAAAGATTCACATTTCCATGATCAGAATCTGCTCATTACGGTGTCAAACCTGTTTTCTGCTGGTACGGACACGACCGGCACGACACTGCGCTGGGgtctgatgctcatggccaaATATCCTCATATACAAG ATcgagttcataaagagattgacCAGGTGCTTGCTGGCCGTGAGCCGATTACAGATGACAGGAAGAACTTACCGTATACAGATGCTGTGATCCATGAAATCCAGAGACTGGCTAATATTGTACCCATGAATCTTCCTCATATGACCAGCTGTGATGTTCACTTCAATGGATACTTCATCAAGAAG GCCGTAGGGTTTGTCTTGGAGAGAGTTTGGCCAGGATGGAGCTCTTCCTGTTCTTCACCTCGCTCCTTCAGCATTTCCGCTTCACTCCTCCTCCTGGAgtgtctgaagatgatctggatCTCACACCAGTCGTGGGTCTGA